From Candidatus Hinthialibacter antarcticus, a single genomic window includes:
- the purF gene encoding amidophosphoribosyltransferase → MSEPIHDSCGVFAIANAEEASHLAYLGLYSLQHRGQESAGIVTNQNGHTFQHQGMGLVADVFNEDTLNKLHGDSAIGHVRYSTTGSSNLNNAQPILCDYRRGWLAVAHNGNLINTLELRTELESKGSIFRTTTDSEILIHLLARSPEEDFLKALHESLQHLRGAFSMVLMNEDYVIGLRDPLGIRPLSLGRYKDGFVFSSESCGFDIIDAEYMRTVEPGEMVIITKDGSMESRFFARPERHAQCIFELVYFSRPDSYIFGREVNPARENLGRILWQERPTEGDVIVPVPDSSVCSALGYSQESGIPFKQGIIRSHYIGRTFIEPSQSIRDFGAKIKYSPVRSVLEGKRVIVVDDSIVRGTTIRKIVKMIRKCGATEIHLRIASPVWIEPCYYGIDTPERSRLIGATHTLDEIKTHLRVDSLHYLTTDGLHKAIGGTENEFCNACFSGKYPLRFPRMEESTDIDNGKSEVAAEKRLVHLNL, encoded by the coding sequence ATGTCGGAACCAATCCATGACTCTTGCGGCGTTTTTGCCATTGCCAACGCAGAAGAAGCGTCTCACCTCGCCTACTTGGGTTTATATTCACTCCAACACCGCGGCCAAGAAAGCGCTGGCATCGTAACAAACCAAAACGGTCATACCTTTCAACATCAAGGCATGGGTCTCGTTGCTGATGTATTTAATGAAGACACCCTCAATAAGTTACACGGCGACAGCGCGATTGGACACGTACGCTACTCCACCACTGGTTCCAGCAACCTTAATAACGCTCAGCCAATTTTGTGTGACTACCGCCGCGGTTGGCTCGCAGTCGCCCACAACGGCAACCTAATTAATACACTAGAGTTACGCACGGAACTTGAATCTAAAGGATCAATCTTCCGCACCACCACCGACAGCGAAATTCTCATCCATTTACTTGCGCGCTCCCCAGAAGAGGATTTTCTCAAAGCGTTGCACGAGTCGCTGCAGCATCTGCGCGGCGCTTTTTCGATGGTTTTGATGAATGAAGACTACGTCATCGGCCTGCGCGACCCGTTGGGCATCCGCCCGCTTTCGTTGGGCCGATATAAAGATGGGTTCGTCTTTTCGTCAGAATCCTGCGGTTTTGATATCATCGACGCCGAGTATATGCGTACCGTCGAGCCAGGCGAAATGGTCATCATCACCAAAGACGGCAGCATGGAAAGCCGCTTTTTCGCCCGTCCTGAACGTCATGCGCAATGTATTTTTGAATTGGTCTATTTTTCCCGTCCCGACAGTTACATTTTTGGACGCGAGGTCAATCCCGCTCGGGAAAACCTGGGGCGCATTCTCTGGCAGGAACGCCCAACCGAAGGCGACGTAATCGTCCCGGTTCCCGACTCAAGCGTTTGTTCCGCCCTGGGATATTCGCAAGAAAGCGGCATCCCCTTTAAGCAAGGCATTATCCGCAGCCACTACATAGGCCGTACCTTTATTGAACCCAGCCAGAGCATCCGCGATTTTGGCGCGAAAATTAAATACAGCCCGGTGCGTTCTGTGCTCGAGGGCAAGCGCGTCATCGTCGTTGACGACTCGATTGTGCGGGGAACGACGATCCGCAAAATTGTGAAGATGATCCGCAAATGCGGCGCAACCGAGATTCACCTGCGCATTGCTTCGCCGGTATGGATTGAACCGTGTTACTACGGAATCGACACACCGGAACGCAGTCGTTTGATCGGCGCGACCCACACGTTAGATGAAATTAAAACTCACTTGAGAGTTGATTCGCTGCACTACCTGACCACTGACGGGCTACACAAAGCCATCGGCGGAACGGAAAATGAATTCTGCAATGCCTGTTTCAGCGGCAAGTACCCACTACGATTTCCCCGCATGGAAGAATCAACCGACATCGATAACGGCAAAAGCGAAGTCGCCGCCGAAAAACGCCTCGTCCACCTGAATTTGTAA
- a CDS encoding sigma-70 family RNA polymerase sigma factor, producing the protein MNDVVPDETLMVRYGQGDVDAFDELFRRHRNSVYAFIQGFVYAQDQWDDLFQAVFLKVVRNRKRYQPTAKFTTWLYVIVRSVCFDAIRSQKRKPVLSLVKGPSGEMEDMTLTIASSERNPRDEAHDSRLRETLSQVIQMLPDEQREALLLKENTTMTFEEIGTMLGCPANTIKSRTHYALLAIRKQLIKRGITL; encoded by the coding sequence ATGAACGACGTCGTCCCCGACGAAACGCTAATGGTGCGGTATGGACAAGGCGATGTAGACGCCTTTGACGAACTATTTCGGCGCCACCGAAATTCGGTCTATGCGTTTATCCAGGGGTTTGTCTATGCGCAAGACCAATGGGACGATCTGTTTCAAGCGGTGTTTTTAAAAGTGGTGCGCAACCGCAAACGCTATCAGCCGACGGCAAAATTCACAACCTGGTTGTACGTCATCGTCCGTTCGGTTTGCTTCGACGCGATACGGTCGCAAAAACGAAAGCCCGTTTTATCTTTGGTCAAAGGCCCAAGCGGAGAAATGGAAGACATGACGCTGACCATTGCCAGTTCAGAACGGAACCCTCGCGACGAAGCGCATGACAGCCGTTTGCGCGAGACGCTGTCGCAAGTGATCCAGATGTTGCCCGACGAGCAGCGCGAAGCGTTATTGCTCAAGGAAAATACAACCATGACCTTTGAAGAAATCGGAACGATGTTGGGCTGCCCGGCCAATACAATCAAAAGCCGGACGCACTACGCACTTTTGGCGATACGCAAACAGTTAATCAAACGCGGGATCACATTATGA
- the waaF gene encoding lipopolysaccharide heptosyltransferase II translates to MAKILIRLPNWLGDAVMASGALARFAEEHQDDEITLTGGAVALPVFQHAPCSWTLTPLDQRWHRSWGRMRDAAKSLQKQKYDAGYLLPNSFSSAFLFRLGNIPQRIGYRAHLRRLLLTQAFKKPHKDIHHSAVYNQLLNGSLETAEPCISLLPDERDSVQALMQRSGVAPGRIIGMAAGAAYGPAKCWPGERYAQLAQRCVNELGASVILLGSKAEADAADAIAQQAGHGVVSFAGQTSLRQLFALIEACDVVACNDSGVMHASAALKRPTLTFIGPTNATATGPLGTQAVLLNKNLDCAPCMKRTCPLKHHMCMTEISVEDAMSRMNELLKSYEKGEASKIK, encoded by the coding sequence ATGGCGAAGATTCTTATTCGATTGCCGAACTGGCTCGGCGACGCTGTGATGGCAAGCGGGGCGCTGGCGCGGTTTGCGGAAGAACATCAGGACGATGAAATCACTCTGACGGGCGGGGCAGTTGCTCTGCCCGTCTTTCAACATGCGCCCTGCTCCTGGACGCTGACGCCGCTCGATCAACGCTGGCATCGAAGTTGGGGGCGGATGCGCGACGCGGCAAAGTCATTGCAAAAACAAAAATATGATGCCGGATACCTGCTCCCGAATTCATTTTCATCGGCTTTTTTATTTCGACTCGGCAACATCCCCCAACGCATCGGCTACCGCGCCCATTTACGCCGTTTGCTTTTGACGCAGGCGTTCAAAAAGCCTCATAAAGACATTCACCATTCTGCTGTATACAACCAACTACTAAATGGTTCGCTAGAAACAGCAGAGCCGTGTATTTCCTTATTGCCTGACGAGCGGGATTCGGTCCAAGCGTTGATGCAACGCTCCGGCGTTGCGCCTGGACGCATCATTGGGATGGCCGCTGGCGCCGCGTATGGTCCCGCCAAGTGCTGGCCGGGGGAACGCTACGCGCAACTCGCGCAACGCTGCGTGAATGAATTGGGCGCGAGCGTTATCCTGTTGGGATCAAAAGCCGAGGCGGATGCGGCGGACGCAATCGCTCAACAAGCGGGGCATGGGGTTGTATCGTTCGCAGGGCAAACATCTTTGCGTCAGTTGTTCGCATTGATCGAGGCATGTGACGTGGTCGCGTGTAATGATTCCGGGGTGATGCACGCGTCGGCTGCGTTAAAGCGCCCCACACTTACATTCATCGGGCCGACGAATGCCACTGCGACCGGGCCGTTAGGAACCCAAGCGGTATTGCTGAATAAAAATCTCGATTGCGCCCCCTGTATGAAACGTACCTGCCCGCTCAAGCATCACATGTGTATGACGGAGATATCGGTTGAAGACGCGATGAGTAGAATGAATGAACTATTGAAATCGTATGAAAAAGGGGAGGCTAGCAAAATCAAGTAG